In a genomic window of Siniperca chuatsi isolate FFG_IHB_CAS linkage group LG1, ASM2008510v1, whole genome shotgun sequence:
- the nfat5b gene encoding nuclear factor of activated T-cells 5 isoform X1 encodes MPSDFISLFSGDLDLNSPTSLYSKESAYDLLPRELQLPSSTQQNPKVMSQKSGGEAGPPPSAALASDAMSSSMTLEGPRSAFSTSSSSAMHSSTSASDQNPVHSNNVDPEDTRSSRVVPEVVGAEGGNGNGSSGGNGRGSSELGGGRGATSQEAQPHHQMTPSKRRTVLNISPPPQDLLDDSRMSCQDEASLDSEQSSIWMDDSLSNFSIMSTVSYNDNTEVPRKSRKRTPRQRPGPKSVPAGEASMDVFDADSAKGPHFVLSQLGPDNKTGPKGSSDDPQTTKQKGGTLLMQYPQKSEGKELKILVQPETQHRARYLTEGSRGSVKDRTQQGFPTVKLEGLNEPVVLQVFVGNDTGRVKPHGFYQACRVTGRNTTACKEVDIDGTTVIEVSLDPSTSMALAVDCVGILKLRNADVEARIGVAGSKKKSTRARLVFRVNIPRPDGSVLTLQTPSSPILCTQPAGVPEILKKSLHSCSVRGGEEVFIIGKNFLKDTKVIFHENVSVNMLHLLSVPDEKSWKAEAEIDMELFHQNHLIVKVPPYQNQAITSSVCVGIYVVTNAGRSHDVQPFTYTPDSAKNDVPVKKETPSPVKTCSFDEQIKVLDGSLMPSMLPLVKREDVTPMEVTSNLQSSGVYKQTGPAQQNTDMTAGHLNKNRPFPNNLSQPAGDPDKGQAPVFASAEPLSTIQKQDIAATSSFSVPADSLLQQGSQQFLLEPREGLGQERPGSGSGAVGRLCGEPAPQQQQLPLFPPDEVAQLEEAVRQLKAKGFCNLPLQSDNSMTKQQQQHIQHQQQIQKQQIQQQQQQQQQIQQQQLQQQQQQQVLENLQQQLFQSQIQMQCGMFQDASQGKNTEQQGSSQGVVPNQGTLFQQAQQQQQQQQQQQQQAALFQQASDLLSIQTNFLQQTPPHPSPPMFHNPSSLAETQDPQGGLFQKASQEQVQAALFQNTMTVLQSPDQQPSTPGLFLPQTSLPSQLTTSSAQQQQQQQQQLAFLSALQTPAPEPQSVFQAQTQLSPIQQRSPMEQQQPSQPQSHTQPAQQASLFQNISPHPSTNTLSPGQQQQQQAGLLFCNNPLSPPDQASSLMFSSQGQMPPLTSSSLVSQEPQNPSLLFSQASMVSVNQQDRSEPMALGNPTDPRQQVMFQEQQPMQLGSSSNNRQEQPVGLFMPQSNMASLQGGLAAQELAQSAMFASQNGVANLQTTTSSPVQQPGTLFQTAVSGSINQPSQPQQPGLFLFGIQNECGQLMNTPGNTLSDQIIAISQSGQNQRESDAHIQSLLSQSLSQSGSVQNSMSASQNMEKIDDLLVSLQESGSNLTRSY; translated from the exons AATCAGCGTATGACCTTCTTCCTAGAGAGCTACAGTTGCCTTCCTCCACTCAGCAGAACCCAAAGGTCATGAGTCAAAAGAGCGGCGGAGAGGCAGGGCCTCCGCCTTCAGCTGCTCTAGCATCAG ATGCCATGTCCTCTTCTATGACCTTGGAAGGCCCCCGCAGTGCTTTTTCCACCTCTTCCAGTTCCGCCATGCATTCCAGTACTTCAGCCAGTGACCAGAACCCAGTTCACAGCAACAATGTTGACCCAGAGGACACCAGGAGTAGCAGAGTGGTACCAGAGGTTGTCGGAGCAGAAGGTGGGAATGGTAACGGCAGCAGTGGTGGTAACGGCAGGGGTAGCAGTGAGCTAGGAGGAGGAAGGGGTGCAACATCCCAGGAGGCCCAGCCACATCACCAGATGACCCCATCTAAGCGCCGCACCGTACTGAACATCTCTCCACCCCCACAAGACCTGCTTGATGACAGCCGTATGTCCTGCCAGGATGAAGCATCCCTGGACTCCGAGCAGAGTAGCATCTGGATGGATGACTCTCTCTCCAACTTCAGTATCATGAGCACTGTCTCTTACAATGACAATACAGAGGTGCCACGGAAGTCCCGCAAACGTACCCCTCGCCAGAGGCCTGGTCCTAAGTCTGTGCCTGCAGGGGAAGCCAGTATGGACGTGTTTGATGCAGACAGTGCCAAAGGTCCACACTTTGTCCTGTCACAGCTTGGCCCTGACAACAAGACTGGACCAAAAGGAAG CTCTGATGATCCTCAGACAACTAAACAGAAAGGAGGAACTCTTTTGATGCAATACCCACAGAAGAGTGAGGGGAAGGAGCTGAAGATCCTCGTCCAGCCTGAGACTCAGCACCGAGCCCGCTATCTGACCGAAGGCAGCAGAGGGTCAGTGAAGGACCGCACTCAGCAGGGCTTCCCTACTGTAAAG CTGGAGGGACTGAATGAGCCAGtggttttgcaggtgtttgtggGCAACGATACTGGCCGTGTGAAGCCTCATGGATTTTACCAAGCTTGCAGGGTGACCGGCCGCAACACCACAGCCTGCAAAGAGGTGGACATTGATGGCACAACCGTCATCGAGGTGTCCCTTGATCCAAGCACCAGCATGGCACTAGC GGTAGACTGTGTTGGGATCTTGAAGCTCCGCAATGCCGACGTCGAGGCTCGCATCGGTGTGGCGGGGTCGAAGAAGAAGAGCACACGCGCTCGGCTGGTGTTTCGGGTCAACATCCCTCGTCCAGATGGTTCGGTGCTCACATTACAGACCCCCTCATCTCCAATCCTGTGCA CTCAGCCTGCAGGAGTGCCTGAAATCCTGAAGAAGTCACTACACAGTTGTTCAGtgaggggaggagaagaggtCTTTATCATTGGCAAAAACTTTCTTAAAGACACCAAAGTCATATTTCACGAGAATGTTTCTG tAAACATGCTGCATCTTCTGTCTGTTCCAGATGAGAAATCGTGGAAGGCAGAGGCTGAAATTGACATGGAGCTGTTTCACCAG AATCACTTGATAGTGAAGGTTCCTCCATACCAGAACCAAGCCATCACctcttcagtgtgtgtgggaaTCTATGTGGTGACGAATGCTGGGAGATCCCATGATGTTCAGCCTTTTACCTACACTCCAGATTCAG CAAAAAATGATGTTCCTGTGAAGAAAGAGACTCCCTCTCCTGTGAAGACTTGTTCATTTGATGAACAAATTAAAG TTCTTGATGGTTCGTTGATGCCTTCGATGTTGCCTTTAgtgaagagagaagatgtcacCCCGATGGAGGTCACCAGCAACCTCCAGTCTTCTGGTGTATATAAG cagaCTGGTCCAGCCCAGCAGAACACAGACATGACTGCAGGCcatctaaataaaaacagaccatTCCCTAACAACCTGTCTCAGCCTGCAGGCGACCCTGACAAAGGCCAGGCTCCTGTTTTTGCCAGCGCAGAGCCCTTAAGCACTATCCAGAAGCAAGACATTGCAGCCACCAGCTCCTTCTCTGTGCCTGCCGACTCCCTGCTCCAGCAAGGCTCACAGCAGTTCCTTCTGGAGCCCAGAGAGGGCCTCGGGCAAGAGAGGCCTGGCAGCGGCTCTGGAGCTGTGGGAAGACTGTGCGGAGAACCTGCACCTCAACAGCAGCAACTGCCACTGTTCCCCCCAGACGAAGTGGCCCAACTGGAGGAGGCAGTGAGGCAACTTAAAGCCAAAGGGTTCTGTAACTTACCACTTCAATCTGACAACTCAATGaccaaacagcagcaacaacacatCCAGCACCAACAACAGATCCAGAAACAGCAAattcagcagcaacagcagcaacagcaacaaattcaacaacagcagctccaacagcagcaacagcagcaggttttgGAGAATTTACAGCAACAGCTGTTTCAGTCACAGATTCAGATGCAGTGTGGCATGTTTCAGGATGCCTCTCAGGGCAAGAACACAGAACAGCAGGGCTCATCACAAGGAGTGGTGCCAAACCAGGGGACTCTTTTCCAACAggcccagcagcagcaacaacaacaacagcagcagcagcaacaagcaGCTCTCTTTCAGCAGGCGAGTGACCTGCTCTCTATTCAGACCAACTTCCTCCAGCAGACACCCCCACACCCTTCACCACCCATGTTCCACAATCCCAGTTCTTTGGCTGAAACACAAGATCCACAAGGGGGCTTGTTTCAGAAAGCCTCTCAGGAGCAGGTCCAGGCTGCTCTCTTCCAAAACACAATGACAGTACTACAGTCTCCAGACCAACAGCCCTCAACCCCCGGGCTGTTCCTCCCTCAGACGTCCCTGCCCTCTCAGCTTACAACCAGTAGTGctcaacaacagcaacagcagcaacagcagctggcCTTCCTCAGTGCTCTACAGACCCCTGCCCCTGAACCACAATCAGTATTTCAGGCTCAGACCCAGCTCTCCCCCATCCAGCAGAGAAGCCCtatggagcagcagcagccctcccagcctcagtcccacacacagcCAGCCCAGCAGGCTTCCCTGTTTCAGAACATTTCCCCACATCCATctacaaacacactctctccaggccagcagcagcaacagcaggctGGCCTACTGTTCTGCAACAACCCCCTCTCCCCTCCAGACCAGGCCTCCAGCCTCATGTTCAGCAGCCAGGGCCAGATGCCACCGCTGACCAGCAGCAGTCTAGTTTCCCAAGAGCCCCAAAACCCCTCTCTGCTCTTTTCCCAAGCCAGCATGGTGTCAGTGAACCAGCAGGATCGCTCTGAGCCCATGGCCTTAGGGAACCCCACCGATCCACGACAGCAAGTCATGTTTCAGGAGCAACAGCCGATGCAGCTGGGCAGCAGCTCAAACAACCGGCAGGAGCAGCCTGTGGGCCTCTTTATGCCTCAGTCTAACATGGCCTCCCTGCAGGGGGGACTGGCTGCTCAGGAGCTCGCACAGTCAGCCATGTTTGCCTCACAGAACGGCGTGGCAAACCTCCAGACGACCACCTCCTCCCCTGTTCAACAGCCAGGGACTCTGTTTCAGACCGCTGTCAGTGGGAGCATCAATCAGCCCAGCCAGCCGCAACAACCTGGCCTCTTCCTTTTTGGGATTCAGAACG AATGCGGCCAGCTGATGAACACTCCTGGAAACACACTGTCGGATCAGATTATAGCCATCAGCCAGTCTGGTCAGAACCAAAGAGAGAGTGACGCGCACATCCAGTCCCTGCTCAGCCAGTCCCTGTCTCAGTCTGGGTCTGTGCAGAACAGCATGAGTGCCTCTCAGAACATGGAGAAGATTGACGACCTGCTGGTTAGCCTGCAGGAGTCGGGCAGCAACTTAACTCGTTCATACTAA
- the nfat5b gene encoding nuclear factor of activated T-cells 5 isoform X2, with product MPSDFISLFSGDLDLNSPTSLYSKESAYDLLPRELQLPSSTQQNPKVMSQKSGGEAGPPPSAALASDAMSSSMTLEGPRSAFSTSSSSAMHSSTSASDQNPVHSNNVDPEDTRSSRVVPEVVGAEGGNGNGSSGGNGRGSSELGGGRGATSQEAQPHHQMTPSKRRTVLNISPPPQDLLDDSRMSCQDEASLDSEQSSIWMDDSLSNFSIMSTVSYNDNTEVPRKSRKRTPRQRPGPKSVPAGEASMDVFDADSAKGPHFVLSQLGPDNKTGPKGSSDDPQTTKQKGGTLLMQYPQKSEGKELKILVQPETQHRARYLTEGSRGSVKDRTQQGFPTVKLEGLNEPVVLQVFVGNDTGRVKPHGFYQACRVTGRNTTACKEVDIDGTTVIEVSLDPSTSMALAVDCVGILKLRNADVEARIGVAGSKKKSTRARLVFRVNIPRPDGSVLTLQTPSSPILCTQPAGVPEILKKSLHSCSVRGGEEVFIIGKNFLKDTKVIFHENVSVNMLHLLSVPDEKSWKAEAEIDMELFHQNHLIVKVPPYQNQAITSSVCVGIYVVTNAGRSHDVQPFTYTPDSAKNDVPVKKETPSPVKTCSFDEQIKVLDGSLMPSMLPLVKREDVTPMEVTSNLQSSGVYKTGPAQQNTDMTAGHLNKNRPFPNNLSQPAGDPDKGQAPVFASAEPLSTIQKQDIAATSSFSVPADSLLQQGSQQFLLEPREGLGQERPGSGSGAVGRLCGEPAPQQQQLPLFPPDEVAQLEEAVRQLKAKGFCNLPLQSDNSMTKQQQQHIQHQQQIQKQQIQQQQQQQQQIQQQQLQQQQQQQVLENLQQQLFQSQIQMQCGMFQDASQGKNTEQQGSSQGVVPNQGTLFQQAQQQQQQQQQQQQQAALFQQASDLLSIQTNFLQQTPPHPSPPMFHNPSSLAETQDPQGGLFQKASQEQVQAALFQNTMTVLQSPDQQPSTPGLFLPQTSLPSQLTTSSAQQQQQQQQQLAFLSALQTPAPEPQSVFQAQTQLSPIQQRSPMEQQQPSQPQSHTQPAQQASLFQNISPHPSTNTLSPGQQQQQQAGLLFCNNPLSPPDQASSLMFSSQGQMPPLTSSSLVSQEPQNPSLLFSQASMVSVNQQDRSEPMALGNPTDPRQQVMFQEQQPMQLGSSSNNRQEQPVGLFMPQSNMASLQGGLAAQELAQSAMFASQNGVANLQTTTSSPVQQPGTLFQTAVSGSINQPSQPQQPGLFLFGIQNECGQLMNTPGNTLSDQIIAISQSGQNQRESDAHIQSLLSQSLSQSGSVQNSMSASQNMEKIDDLLVSLQESGSNLTRSY from the exons AATCAGCGTATGACCTTCTTCCTAGAGAGCTACAGTTGCCTTCCTCCACTCAGCAGAACCCAAAGGTCATGAGTCAAAAGAGCGGCGGAGAGGCAGGGCCTCCGCCTTCAGCTGCTCTAGCATCAG ATGCCATGTCCTCTTCTATGACCTTGGAAGGCCCCCGCAGTGCTTTTTCCACCTCTTCCAGTTCCGCCATGCATTCCAGTACTTCAGCCAGTGACCAGAACCCAGTTCACAGCAACAATGTTGACCCAGAGGACACCAGGAGTAGCAGAGTGGTACCAGAGGTTGTCGGAGCAGAAGGTGGGAATGGTAACGGCAGCAGTGGTGGTAACGGCAGGGGTAGCAGTGAGCTAGGAGGAGGAAGGGGTGCAACATCCCAGGAGGCCCAGCCACATCACCAGATGACCCCATCTAAGCGCCGCACCGTACTGAACATCTCTCCACCCCCACAAGACCTGCTTGATGACAGCCGTATGTCCTGCCAGGATGAAGCATCCCTGGACTCCGAGCAGAGTAGCATCTGGATGGATGACTCTCTCTCCAACTTCAGTATCATGAGCACTGTCTCTTACAATGACAATACAGAGGTGCCACGGAAGTCCCGCAAACGTACCCCTCGCCAGAGGCCTGGTCCTAAGTCTGTGCCTGCAGGGGAAGCCAGTATGGACGTGTTTGATGCAGACAGTGCCAAAGGTCCACACTTTGTCCTGTCACAGCTTGGCCCTGACAACAAGACTGGACCAAAAGGAAG CTCTGATGATCCTCAGACAACTAAACAGAAAGGAGGAACTCTTTTGATGCAATACCCACAGAAGAGTGAGGGGAAGGAGCTGAAGATCCTCGTCCAGCCTGAGACTCAGCACCGAGCCCGCTATCTGACCGAAGGCAGCAGAGGGTCAGTGAAGGACCGCACTCAGCAGGGCTTCCCTACTGTAAAG CTGGAGGGACTGAATGAGCCAGtggttttgcaggtgtttgtggGCAACGATACTGGCCGTGTGAAGCCTCATGGATTTTACCAAGCTTGCAGGGTGACCGGCCGCAACACCACAGCCTGCAAAGAGGTGGACATTGATGGCACAACCGTCATCGAGGTGTCCCTTGATCCAAGCACCAGCATGGCACTAGC GGTAGACTGTGTTGGGATCTTGAAGCTCCGCAATGCCGACGTCGAGGCTCGCATCGGTGTGGCGGGGTCGAAGAAGAAGAGCACACGCGCTCGGCTGGTGTTTCGGGTCAACATCCCTCGTCCAGATGGTTCGGTGCTCACATTACAGACCCCCTCATCTCCAATCCTGTGCA CTCAGCCTGCAGGAGTGCCTGAAATCCTGAAGAAGTCACTACACAGTTGTTCAGtgaggggaggagaagaggtCTTTATCATTGGCAAAAACTTTCTTAAAGACACCAAAGTCATATTTCACGAGAATGTTTCTG tAAACATGCTGCATCTTCTGTCTGTTCCAGATGAGAAATCGTGGAAGGCAGAGGCTGAAATTGACATGGAGCTGTTTCACCAG AATCACTTGATAGTGAAGGTTCCTCCATACCAGAACCAAGCCATCACctcttcagtgtgtgtgggaaTCTATGTGGTGACGAATGCTGGGAGATCCCATGATGTTCAGCCTTTTACCTACACTCCAGATTCAG CAAAAAATGATGTTCCTGTGAAGAAAGAGACTCCCTCTCCTGTGAAGACTTGTTCATTTGATGAACAAATTAAAG TTCTTGATGGTTCGTTGATGCCTTCGATGTTGCCTTTAgtgaagagagaagatgtcacCCCGATGGAGGTCACCAGCAACCTCCAGTCTTCTGGTGTATATAAG aCTGGTCCAGCCCAGCAGAACACAGACATGACTGCAGGCcatctaaataaaaacagaccatTCCCTAACAACCTGTCTCAGCCTGCAGGCGACCCTGACAAAGGCCAGGCTCCTGTTTTTGCCAGCGCAGAGCCCTTAAGCACTATCCAGAAGCAAGACATTGCAGCCACCAGCTCCTTCTCTGTGCCTGCCGACTCCCTGCTCCAGCAAGGCTCACAGCAGTTCCTTCTGGAGCCCAGAGAGGGCCTCGGGCAAGAGAGGCCTGGCAGCGGCTCTGGAGCTGTGGGAAGACTGTGCGGAGAACCTGCACCTCAACAGCAGCAACTGCCACTGTTCCCCCCAGACGAAGTGGCCCAACTGGAGGAGGCAGTGAGGCAACTTAAAGCCAAAGGGTTCTGTAACTTACCACTTCAATCTGACAACTCAATGaccaaacagcagcaacaacacatCCAGCACCAACAACAGATCCAGAAACAGCAAattcagcagcaacagcagcaacagcaacaaattcaacaacagcagctccaacagcagcaacagcagcaggttttgGAGAATTTACAGCAACAGCTGTTTCAGTCACAGATTCAGATGCAGTGTGGCATGTTTCAGGATGCCTCTCAGGGCAAGAACACAGAACAGCAGGGCTCATCACAAGGAGTGGTGCCAAACCAGGGGACTCTTTTCCAACAggcccagcagcagcaacaacaacaacagcagcagcagcaacaagcaGCTCTCTTTCAGCAGGCGAGTGACCTGCTCTCTATTCAGACCAACTTCCTCCAGCAGACACCCCCACACCCTTCACCACCCATGTTCCACAATCCCAGTTCTTTGGCTGAAACACAAGATCCACAAGGGGGCTTGTTTCAGAAAGCCTCTCAGGAGCAGGTCCAGGCTGCTCTCTTCCAAAACACAATGACAGTACTACAGTCTCCAGACCAACAGCCCTCAACCCCCGGGCTGTTCCTCCCTCAGACGTCCCTGCCCTCTCAGCTTACAACCAGTAGTGctcaacaacagcaacagcagcaacagcagctggcCTTCCTCAGTGCTCTACAGACCCCTGCCCCTGAACCACAATCAGTATTTCAGGCTCAGACCCAGCTCTCCCCCATCCAGCAGAGAAGCCCtatggagcagcagcagccctcccagcctcagtcccacacacagcCAGCCCAGCAGGCTTCCCTGTTTCAGAACATTTCCCCACATCCATctacaaacacactctctccaggccagcagcagcaacagcaggctGGCCTACTGTTCTGCAACAACCCCCTCTCCCCTCCAGACCAGGCCTCCAGCCTCATGTTCAGCAGCCAGGGCCAGATGCCACCGCTGACCAGCAGCAGTCTAGTTTCCCAAGAGCCCCAAAACCCCTCTCTGCTCTTTTCCCAAGCCAGCATGGTGTCAGTGAACCAGCAGGATCGCTCTGAGCCCATGGCCTTAGGGAACCCCACCGATCCACGACAGCAAGTCATGTTTCAGGAGCAACAGCCGATGCAGCTGGGCAGCAGCTCAAACAACCGGCAGGAGCAGCCTGTGGGCCTCTTTATGCCTCAGTCTAACATGGCCTCCCTGCAGGGGGGACTGGCTGCTCAGGAGCTCGCACAGTCAGCCATGTTTGCCTCACAGAACGGCGTGGCAAACCTCCAGACGACCACCTCCTCCCCTGTTCAACAGCCAGGGACTCTGTTTCAGACCGCTGTCAGTGGGAGCATCAATCAGCCCAGCCAGCCGCAACAACCTGGCCTCTTCCTTTTTGGGATTCAGAACG AATGCGGCCAGCTGATGAACACTCCTGGAAACACACTGTCGGATCAGATTATAGCCATCAGCCAGTCTGGTCAGAACCAAAGAGAGAGTGACGCGCACATCCAGTCCCTGCTCAGCCAGTCCCTGTCTCAGTCTGGGTCTGTGCAGAACAGCATGAGTGCCTCTCAGAACATGGAGAAGATTGACGACCTGCTGGTTAGCCTGCAGGAGTCGGGCAGCAACTTAACTCGTTCATACTAA